From Armatimonadota bacterium:
CGGTGGCGTTCGTCGGTCTCGTGGCGTGGCCGGTGCGTTACCGGTACTTCCGGGACCTCTGGAGTACCCTGGAGTACGGGGCCCGGAACGCCCTCACGGTGGCGGTGGCCTGTGCCGTGGTGGGCGTCATCATCGGGGTTGTGACCCTCACGGGGCTTGGGAACGCCTTCGTGACCCTCACCGTGACCCTCGGGCAGCACAACCTGTTCCTGACCCTCGCGCTCGTGATGGTGGCGTGCACCATCATCGGAAGCGGGATCCCCACCACGGCCACCTACATCATCCTGGCGGCCCTGGCGGTTCCCGCCATCGAGCAGCTCCTGCCCGCCACGGGACCGCAGGTGGCTCCCGGAGTCCCCGTCACCCGCCTCGCGGCCCACCTCTTCATCTTCTACTATGGGGTAATCGCGGACCTCACCCCCCCGGATGCCCTGGCGGCCTACGCCGCGGCCGGCATCGCCCGCACCCCTCCCTTCCCTGTGAGCCTGGAGGCTACCCGTCACGCCCTCGCGGCCATCCTGGTGCCCTACATGTTCGTCTACTCCCCGGAGATCCTCCTGCTGAGCGGAGGTCCGGCGGACCAGGCCCTGGCCGTGGCCACGGCCCTGGTGGGGATCGTGCTGCTCAGCGCGGGCGTGAGTGGATACTTCTTCTGGCATGCGCACCTCCTGGAACGGGTCGTCCTGGTGGCAGCCTCCGTGGTCCTCGTGTTTCACAACCCCCTGCTGGACCTCCTGGGCCTGGGCGCCGCTGCTCTGGTGGCGGTCGCTCAGCGGTTGCGCCGTTCGAGGGCATCTGCCCGGATGCTGCAGACGGTCCCGCTGCCCGCGACACCCATCCCCGGTGCCGGCTCAGAGACGGTTCGTACACACGCTCCCCGGTGGACGTGGTCTGAGGAGCAAGGATGGCGACGGGAGGAGTGAGGCGGAAAGTGGGCATCCTCGGTGTGCCCCTGGACCTGGGCAGCAACCGGCGGGGTACGGATATGGGCCCGAGTGCGATGCGGTACGCACGGCTCGTGGAATCCCTCGGGAGCCTCGGGTGGGAAGTGCGGGACTTCGGGAACGTGAGCTTCCCCGTGATGGAACAGTTGGCGCAGGGATCCCCGCGGCTCCGCTATGGGGAGGTGGTCGCCCGCGTTGCGGAGGAAGTGTTCCAGCAGGTCGGGCGGATCCTCGAAGAGGGATACCTCCCCGTGGTCCTAGGTGGCGATCATAGTACGAGCCTGGGGACCGTGGCCGCGGTACGGCGCCACTTCCCAGAGACAGGGCTCCTGTGGGTGGACGCCCACGCGGACTGCAACACCCCCCAGACCACCCCCTCGGGCAACGTGCACGGTATGGTGCTCGCGTGCCTGCTGGGGGAGGGGGATCCACGGCTGGTGCAGGTGGGTGGGTTCTGGCCCAAGGTGAGCCCAGATGAGGTGGCCCTGGTGGGGCTGCGGGAGGTGGATCCGGGCGAGCGGGAGTTTCTGAAGCGGTGGGGGGTGGTGGCCTTCACCATGAAGGAGGTGGACGAGCGGGGAATCGCCGCCGTGGTGTGGGAGGCCATCGGGGTGGCGGGACGGGGTGGGCGGATCCACCTGAGCCTGGACCTGGATGCCGTGGATCCGCAGTATGCGCCCGGAGTGGGAACCCCGGTGCCGGGCGGACTCACGTACCGGGAAGCACACCTCGCCATGGAGTTGGTTGCGGAGACCGGCCAGCTGGTGTCCGTGGAGGTGGTGGAGGGGAACCCCATCCTGGACGACCACAACCGCACGGCGCAGCTGGCGGTGGAGCTGTTGAGTTCCGCCCTCGGCAAGCGCGTCCTCTAGCGGGACCTGTGGAAGTAGGACCGGGCCAGCTCCACAAAGGCGCGGGTGCTGCTGGAGAGGTCTCCCGTGCGGCGTAGGGCTAGGAAGATCTCTCGCCGGGTCTCCGGGAGTCCGGTTACCCGACGTACCCGCACCATCCCCGAGCGCACGAAGGGCACCACGGACCGGAGGGGCGCAAATCCGATGCCCATGCCCCGGGCGATCAGGAGCACGCCCAGGGGGATGCCGTCCACCTCGATCTGCGCGCGCATTCCCAGTTCCTCCCGCATCCAGTGTTCGAACTCCTCGTACCCCTCTCCCCATTGCATGCTGATGAGGGGCCAGTCCACCACCTGGCCTGCCAGGATGCGGCTGCGGCGAACCAGTTCGTGCTGCGGGGGGAGCACCAGCACGATCTCGTCCTTCAAGAGGGGCTCCACCGCGATGAGGGGCTCGTGCAGGGGCCGCACCAGGAACCCCACGTCCACCATCCGGTCGTGCAACAACGCCATCACCTCGTTGGAGTGGCCGTAGCGCACCACCACCCGGGCTTGGGGCCGCTCCCTCCGGAAGGCCTCCAGCAGGTCCGGGAGGATGGCGATGGCCGCGGACACGGTGGCCCCCACGGTCACAGTCCCCTGGCCCGTGGCCTCCCGGGCCGCCTCCAGCCCCTGCTGCAGGAGTTCCACCACCCGCTGGGCGTAGGGGAGGAGAGCCTCCCCCGCCTCCGTGAGGCGCACGGTACGTCCCTTCCGCTCGAACAGGGGCCGGCCCAGCTCCTGCTCCAGGGCCTGGATGCGGGCCGTGACGGAGGGCTGGGTGAGGAAGAGGGCGCTCGCGGCCTTGGTGAAGCTGCGTTCCCGGGCCACGGCCAGAAAGGCCTCCAGGTTCTTCTCGATGCCCTCAGGGATCCGGTTCACCTCCACCTCCTCCTTACATCCATAAGCGGTTTCTATGGTTCTCGGTCACCCCCGTCCATCCCTCCCCGCTGGTCCGGTAGGAACTGCCTGCGGTAGGATGGGAACAAATGGATCCGCTCAAGGCCCTGGGGGAGTTCTTCCGGCGCAGCCGGGAACTTGCCGCGGTGTACCTGTACGGCCGCTACGCTGAACCTCCCACGTATCCCGACAGCGACATCGAGGTAGCCTTGCTGTTCCGGCCGGAAGTGGCGGAGGAGGACATCCGGGAGTACCTGGAACACCTTGCGGAGGAGAACCCCCTGGGTCCCACGGACGGGGTGCTCATGCCCACGGTCCTCAACGGGCACATCCTCCCCGTGCAGTACGAACAGATCCGGTTCGGGCAGGTGCTGTTGGAGAACGCTCCGGATCTCCGCCAGCGATTTGAGGCGGAGGTGGAGGCGCGGATGCGGGCGGAGCGGGCGCGCCACCTGGAGGAGGCCCGGGAGATCCTGCAGCAGGCCCGCGCCATGGGGGAAGGGATCCCCGCCTTCTCCATCCCACCGGGTCGGACCCTGCGGCTGGTGGATCCCATCCGGGTCGGGTGGCGGCTGGGCCGGGTGCTCACCTCCTGCGCGGTGATCGAGGTGAGCACCCGGGACATAGAGCAGACGGCGAAGGACCCGGAGCAGGTCGCCCAGGTGGTAGGATGGTTCAGCAACGCGGTGGGGGCCGCTACGGGCATCGCAAAGGCCATGCTCACCACCTACGAGGAGCCCCGCCCCCCCCGCCGGTGGCAGGTCTTCCTCCCCCTCGCGGACCTGGGCATCCTCCCCATGGAGCAGGCCCTCTGGATGGCGGCCCTGGTGGAGTCCCGGTGGCGGCTGGTGACCGCGGGATCCGTGGACCGACCGGAGCGCACCCTAGGAACCCTGCGGGCCTCCCTCCCCGCCCTCCTCCACTTCGCCCGGGTGAGCGCATGGGCCACGGACCTGGTGGAAGAGGGGGAGGGGAGCCGCATACACTGACGAGGAGGCTTTGCCCTCAGTGCCGAACCATACCAGGGGAGGAGGAAGCGTGGGGCGACGCATCCTCGTCGTGGACGACGAGGAACCCATCCGGGGTCTGGTGCGGCAGATCCTGGAGCGGGAGGGGTTTGAGGTGGAGACGGCCTCAGACGGCCCCACGGGACTGGAGAAAGCGACCAGCGGCGAGTTTGACCTGATCCTCCTGGATGTCCGCATTCCCAAAAAGGACGGCATGACCGTCCTCCGGGAGATCCGGGAAGTGGATCCGGACGCGGTAGTGATGATCATCACCGCGTACGCCTCCATCGAGCAGGCCCTGGAGGCTTTGCGGGCGGGTGCTTACGACTACATCCCCAAGCCCTTCAAGAGGGACGAGCTCCTGGTCCGGGTGCGCCGGGCCCTCGACTACGAGCGGTTGCGGGCGGAGAACCGCCGCCTGCACGAGGAGCTGCGGCGGACCTTTAAGTTCGAAGGCATCGTGGGGACTTCCCCGAAGATGCGGGAGGCATTGCGGATTGCTGCGGCGGTGGCGTCCACGGACGCCACCGTCCTCATCTACGGGGAGACGGGGACCGGCAAGGAGGTCCTGGCCCGATCCATCCACTACCAGAGCCACCGGGCCCAGGGACCGTTTGTGGCCATCAACTGCGGTGCCATCCCGGAAACCCTGCTGGAGACGGAACTCTTCGGCCATGAGAAGGGTGCTTACACCGGGGCCATCCAGAGTCGTGTCGGGAAGTTCGAGGCCGCCTCGGGCGGCACGATCTTCCTCGATGAGGTGGGGGACATGAGCCCCGCCATGCAGGTGAAGCTCCTGCGGGTGCTGCAGGAGCGGACCATCGAGCGGGTGGGCGGGAACCGCCCCATTAAGGTGGACGTCCGGGTGATCGCGGCCACCAACCGGGATCTGCGGCAGGCCATCCGGGAGGGAAGCTTCCGGGAGGACCTCTTCTACCGGCTCAGCGTGATCCCCATCCATCTGCCCCCCTTGCGGGAGCGGCTGGAGGACATCCCCATCCTGGCCCAGCACTTCCTGGAACGCTACCGGGAGCGCTACCGGAAGAACGTCCGGGGCTTCAGCCCACAGGCCCAGCGTAAGCTGCGGCGCTACCCCTGGCCCGGCAACGTACGGGAGCTGGAGTTCTGCATCGAGCGGGCGGTGATTCTCTGTACGGGAGAAGAGATCACCGCGCAGGATCTGTGGCTACAGGAGGAGGAAGAGGATCGTTTCCCAACCCTGGCGGAGGTAGAACGACGGCACATCCTCCACGCCCTGGAGGAGGCCAGAGGAGACCTGGCAAGGGCTGCGGCCCTGTTGGGAATCGGCGTTCCCGCCCTGCGCCGGAAGGTCGGGGAGCACCGCCTGGAAGAGCATCTCGTGGGAGACCCGGAGCCATGAAGATCGAGCAGACGGTGGCACTCCGCCCCCTCCCTCAGCTCCGCATGGTCCCCAAGCTCATGGCGGTAAACGCCATCCTGGTGCTGCCCTTGCAGGCGCTCGAGGCCCGCATCGAGGCAGAGCTGGACAACAACCCCGCCCTGGAGCGGGAGAACACCCTCTGCCCCCGGTGTGGAATGGAACTCGGGGGCGTGCTGTGCGGCAACTGCGGGCACCTCCTCGGCGAGCTGCTTTCGGAGGACCCGATCCCCACCGCTCCGAGGACGGAGGGTGAGGAAGACTTCGATCCGCTGACGCTTCTCCCCGCGGAGGTCTCCCTCCACGAACACCTCCTCCTGCAGCTCCATGCCCAGCGGCTGCAGGGCAGGCGCCGGGAGATCGGGGAGTTCCTGGTGGGCTCCATCGACGAGCGCGGATATCTCCAAGCGGATCTGGGGGAGGTGGCCGTGCGGTTCCGGGTTTCCCGGCGGGTGGTGGAGGAGGTGCTGGGAGTGATCCAAGGGTTCGATCCCCCCGGGGTAGGAGCTCGATCCGTGGAGGAGTGCCTGCTGCTGCAGCTGCGGGCCCTGGAGCCCACGCGGGAGAACCTCCTGGCCCGGCGGGTGATTGAGGCGGAGGGTCTTGTGGAGCTGGCCCGGGGGCAGTACGGCAAGATCGCCCGGCGATTGGGGTGCACCTCCCAGGAGGTCCGGCGGGCCCACGCCTACCTCTGTACCTCGTGCTACCCGTATCCCGCGGACCGGTACGAGGTGGAGCGAGAAGGGGGCGGCCGCCGGCGTCCGGAGGAAGTCCCCCGGCCGGACGTGATCATCGTGCGCACGCCCCGAGGCTACGCGGTGGAGGTGGCGGGTTCGCCCACCATGGGGCTCCGGTTGAATCCCCTCTACCGGGACCTGTACCGGCAGGCGCGGGAGGAGCCCCAGGCATTTGCGCCACACGCCCAGGAGCACATCCGGGACCACGTGAACCGGGCCAAGCTCTTCATCGAGACCATTAAGCGCCGAAACTGGACCCTGCGGAAGATCTTCGAGGTGATCGTGGCGGTGCAGCGGGAATTCCTGGATCGGGGCCCACGGTTCCTCAAGCCCCTCACCCTGGCAGGGGTGGCCGCGCGGCTTGGCATCAGCGAAAGCACGGTGAGCCGGGCCCTGGACGGGAAGTACGTGCAGCTCCCTGACGGTCGCATCGTCTCGAGCCACGTGTTCTTCGAGCCCCGCCGGCCTATCAAGGAGCGCATCCGGCAGCTGGTGGCCCAGGAGGACCCCCGACATCCCCTTACGGACCAAAAGATCTCGGCCCTCCTGCGGCGGGAGGGAGTCCACGTGGCCCGCCGGACGGTGGCGAAGTACCGGGAGGAACTGGGGATCCCCAGTTCCTCCGTCCGTCGCCGGCGGGTCACCCTGGGCGTCCCTACATCCGAAGCGGTAGGAGGCCGGTGATGCGGATCGAGGTCCAGCCCACCCCCAACGTGCACGCCCTGAAGTTCACCCTGGACCGGTGGGTGACGGAAGGGCGGAGCCGCACGTACACCTCTCCAGAGCAAGCTCAAGATGACCCCCTTGCTGCCCGACTCCTCGCCATCCCCGGGGTGCGGATGGTGTTCCTGCTCCGGGACTTCGTCACCGTGACCCGGGATCCGGAGGCGGACTGGGGCGCCATCGTCCCGGAAGTGGAGCGGTGTCTGCGGGAGCACTTCGGGGACGGGTGAGGCCCGCGTTCCTTCGTGGTACCATACGCACGGCCCCCCGGAGAGGAGGACGACCGTGCGGATCGATCGGGAACTTGTCGCCCACATCGCCCGACTGAGCCGGCTGGAACTCACAGAGGAGGAGCTGGAGCGCTACCGGCTTCAGCTCAACACCATCCTGGAGTACTTCGGCCGGCTTTCGGAGCTCCCCACGGAAGGGGTGGAGACCACTGCTCACCCCATCCCCGCGACCAACGTCTTCCGGGAGGACGTGGTGGCACCCTCCCTGCCCCTGGAGGAGGTTCTGGCCATGGCCCCGCAGACCCGGGAAGGGTACTTCGTGGTCCCGAGAGTGCTGGAGCCGGAGCCATGACGGACCTCCTGGAACTTCCCTACCACGCCCTGCGCCCGCGCCTCGGCCGCGACCTCTCCGTACGGGAAGTGGTGGAGATGTACCTGGACCGCATCGAGCGCACGGACGGAGTCGTGCGGGCGTACCTCACCGTGACCGCGGATCTGGCCAGGGCCCAGGCCCGGATGTGGGACGAGCGGATCCGGCGGGGCGAAGAGCTACCGCCCCTCGTGGGCTTCCCCGTGGCCCTCAAGGACAACCTCTGCACCCGCGGGGTGCGTACCACATGTGGAAGCCGGATCCTGGAGAACTTCGTCCCTCCCTACGATGCCACCGCGGTGCGACGGCTGGTGGAGGCGGGGGCGGTGGTGCTCGGCAAGACCAACCTGGATGAGTTCGCCATGGGCAGCAGCACAGAGCACTCCGCCTTTTTCGCCACCCGCAACCCCTGGAACCCGGAATACGTGCCCGGAGGATCCAGTGGGGGGTCTGCGGCCGCGGTTGCGGCCCGCAGCGCCCTGGGAGCACTCGGATCGGACACGGGCGGATCTGTGCGGCTTCCCGCGGCCCTGTGCGGAGTTGTGGGGCTCAAGCCCACCTACGGCCGCGTGTCCCGGTACGGGCTCGTGGCGTACGCCAGCTCCCTGGACCAGATCGGGCCCATCGCCCGGGATGTGCGGGACTGCGCCCTGCTGCTGCAGGTCATTGCGGGCAAGGACCCCATGGACACTACCTCCGTGGAGGTCCCGGTGCCGGACTACCTCTCCTCCCTCCGGCCCGGGGTGCAGGGGGTGCGGATCGGAATCCCCCGGGAGGCCTTTGGGGAGGGACTGCGCTCCGCGGTGCGGGAAGCGGTGCAGGGGGCGGTGCGGGTGCTGGAGCGGGAGGGTGCGGTGGTGGAGGAGGTGCGCCTCCCGACCCTGGAGTATGCCCTCCCCGCCTACTACCTCATCGCGTGCGCGGAGGTGAGCAGCAACCTGGCCCGTTACGACGGCGTGGCCTACGGGTACCGCTCCCCCCGCGCCTCCGATCTCTACACCCTCTACACCCGAACCCGGGCCGAGGGGTTCGGTCCGGAGGCGAAGCGCCGGATCATGCTGGGCACGTTCGCGCTCTCCGCGGGCTACTACGAGGGCTTCTACCGCAAGGCCCAGCAGGTGCGGACCATGGTCCGGCGGGACTTCGAGCGGTGCTTCGAGCGGGTGGATCTCCTCGTCACCCCCGTTTCACCCACGCCCGGATTCCGCCTGGGCGAGCGGCTGGAGGACCCCCTCCAGATGTACTTGGTGGACATCTATACCCTGCCCGTGAATCTGGCAGGGCTGCCGGCCATCGCGATCCCCTGTGGATTCTGGGAAGGGCTGCCCATGGGGATGCAGCTCATCGGCCGCGCCTTCGACGAGGAGACGCTTCTGCGGGTTGCGTACACGTACGAGCAGGTTGCTGGGAAGACCGCGGTGCGCCCGAGGATTGGGGAGGAGGAACGGTGACGGACTACGAGGCGGTCATCGGACTCGAGATCCACGTGCAGCTGCGGACGGAGTCCAAGATGTTCTGCGGGTGCAGTACCCGGTTCGGGGCTCCGCCCAACACGCAGACGTGCCCTACGTGTCTGGGCCTTCCCGGCGCCCTCCCGGTAATCAACCGGAAGGCGATAGAGCTCGGGCTGCGCACGGCCCTGGCCCTTCACTGCACCATCCACCCCAGGTCCCAGTTCCACCGCAAGAACTACTACTATCCGGACCTCCCCAAGAACTACCAGATTTCCCAGTACCAGTACCTCGACCACCCCCCCCTCGCCACGGACGGGTATCTGGAGATTGACGTGGGAGGCGAGCTCCGCCGCGTCGGGATCCGACGGGTACACCTGGAGGAGGACACGGGCCGGCTCGTGCATCCGGAGGGCGCGGACTACAGCCTGGTGGACTACAACCGATCCGGTGTGCCCCTCATGGAGATCGTCACCTATCCGGATCTCCGCTCCCCTCAGGAAGCCCGGGCGTTTCTGCTCAAGCTCCGGCAGATCCTCCAGTACGCGGAGGTGAGCTCCGGCCGCATGGAGGAGGGCACCCTGCGGTGCGACGCCAACGTCTCCCTCCGGCGGCCCGGAGACCCCCTCGGCACCCGCACGGAGGTGAAGAACATGAACTCCATCCGGGCGGTGGAGCGGGCGTTGCAGTACGAGATCGAGCGGCAACGGACCCTGCTGCAGCGGGGGGAAGCGGTGGTGCAGGAGACCCGGCACTGGGACGAGCGGGGGGGATTCACCTTCTCCTCCCGGACCAAGGAGGAGGCGGAGGATTACCGGTACTTTCCGGAGCCAGACCTCGTACCCCTGGAGATTACCCCCGCGTGGATCGAGCAGGTGCGCGAAGCCCTCCCGGAGCTCCCGGATGCCCGCCGCGACCGACTCATGCGCGTGTACGGGTTCAGCCGATACGAGGCGGAGCTCCTGGTCTCCACCCGGTTCCAGGCGGACTTCTTCGAGGAGGCGGTGCGGCTGCACCCAAGTCCCCGGGCGATCGCCAATTGGCTGGTGGGAGATGTGGCGGGCTACCTCAATGAGCACAACCTGGAGCTGGAAGACCTTCCCATCACCCCCCTGCATCTTGCAGAGTTGGTTCGGCTCGTCGAGGAGGGCGTGATCTCCGGTCGCATCGCCAAGGAGATCCTTCCCGAGGTGCTCGGGAGTGGGAAACGTCCCGGGGAGATGGTGCAGGAACGGGGGTTGGTGCAGATCAGCGACGAGGAGGCCCTGCGGGAGGTGGTGCGGGCCGTGCTCGCGGACTATCCCGCGCCCGTGCAGGACTTCCGCAAGGGCAAGGAACGGGCCATTGGGTTCCTGGTGGGACAGGTCATGAAGCGGACGGGGGGACGTGCCAACCCTGCCCTCGTGAACCGCATCCTCCGGGAGGAGCTCGAACGCCTGCCCGCCTGAGGGTCCTGCGGAGGGTTCCATGCCCCGTGCCTCGATCCGGAGCCCACTTCCCGGCCCCCGGAGTGCGACGGTTTCTGGAACGGGCCCATCCGGTCACCCCCACGGTGGACGAGCTCCAGACGGGGTTGAGGCGCACGGGCCGCCTGTGGGCCGTGGAGCACTTCGGGGTGGAGCCCGATCCGCTGGTGGTGGGCAAGTCCATCGCCGCCGGATTGCCGCTCTCCGCGGCGATCAGCCGGGCCGGGGTCCTGGATTGCGTGCCCGGGATCTCCAGAGCCGGTGCGCCTGGGTCGGGGACGTCCGGGGGCAGGGTGGCTACACTACAATATCAGGATGAGCGAAAAAAGGAGGGGGGGCCAGGATGTCCGCGTTCGTCCACCTCCACGTGCACAGCGAGTACTCCCTCCTCGACGGGCACAGCCGGATCGCACCGCTCCTGCACCGATGCCGGGAACTGGGAATGCCAGCCCTGGCCCTCACGGACCACGGAGCCCTCTACGGGGCCATTGAGTTCTACAGGACCGCGAAGGAGCTGGGAATCAAGCCCATCCTGGGGGTGGAGGCTTATGTGGCGCCCCGGCGGTACACGGATCGGGATCCGAAACTCGACGCCAGCAGCTTCCACCTGACCCTTCTGGCGGAGGACAACGAGGGATATCGCAACCTGATTCAGCTGGTGACCCGGGCGCATCTGGAGGGCTTCTACTACCGCCCCCGGATCGATCGGGAGCTGCTGAGCCAGTACCGCAAGGGCCTCATCGGGCTCTCGGGGTGTCTGCAGGCGGAGATCCCGCAGAAGCTGTTGCAGGGAGATTACCGGGCAGCCCGGGAACTCGCGGCCACCTACCGGGATCTATTTGGCCCCGGGAACTTCTACATCGAGGTGCAGAACCAGGGGTTGGCGGAGCAGCACCGCATCCTGCCGGATCTCATACGCATCGCACGGGATCTGAAGCTGCGGCTTGTGGCCACCAACGACGTGCACTACGTGATGCCGGAGGACGCGGAGGCCCAGGACGTCCTCATGTGCATCCAGATGAACAAGACCCTGCAGGATGCCGACCGCCCCCGCATGGGGGATGTCCCTGCCTTCTACCTGAAGAGCCCGGAGGAGATGCGCGAGGCCTTCCCGGACCTTCCGGAGGCCCTGCAGAGCACCCTGGAGATCGCGGAGCGGTGCTCGGTGGAGATCGAGCTGAACGTGCCCAAGCTCCCGGACTTCCCTGTCCCGGAAGGCTTCACCCCTCAATCGTACCTCCGGTACCTGTGCGAGGAAGGACTCCGGCGCCTGTACCCCCAGATCACCCCGGAAATCCGGGAGCGGCTGGAGTACGAGCTGAGCGTCATCGAGAAGATGGGATACGCCCCCTATTTCCTCATCGTGCAGGACTTCGTGAACTTTGCCCGTCGGAACGGCATCCTCACCACCGTACGGGGATCCGCGGCAGGATCCCTGGTGCTGTACGCGTGCGGGGTCACGGACGTGGACCCGATCGCCTACCGGCTGCCCTTCGACCGCTTCCTGAACCTGGAACGGTACACCCTTCCGGACATCGATGTGGATTTCATGGATACCCGCCGGGACGAGGTCATCCGGTACGTGATGGAGAAGTACGGGTCGGACCGGGTGGCCCACATCATCACCTTCGGCACCATGAAAGCCCGACAGGCGGTGCGGGATGTGGGCCGGGTGCTGGGGATGAACTACGGGGAGGTGGACCGCATCGCCAAGCGTGTCCCCCCGCACCTCACCCTGGAGCAGGCCCTGGAGCAGGACCCGGAGCTGCGTCGGCTCGGACAGGAGGATCCACGGGTAGCTCGGCTGCTGGATCTGGCTAAGAAGCTGGAGGGGGTGGCCCGGAACGCCAGCACGCACGCGGCGGGCGTCATCATCTCCCGGGATCCCCTCACGGACCACGTCCCCCTCACCCGGGGCAGGGACGGCGCCATCATGACCCAGTACGACATGACGAGTGTCGCAGACATCGGCCTTGTAAAGTTTGACTTCCTGGGCCTGACCAACCTTACCATCCTGGACACAGCCCTCCGGATCATCGAGCGGCGCCGGGGTGTGCGCCTCGATCTCCAGAAGATTCCCCTCGACGATGCGAGAACCTATGAGCTCCTGAGCCGGGGGGAGACGGTAGGAGTGTTCCAGCTGGAGTCCGCAGGAATGCGTCGTTACCTGCAGGAGCTGCGCCCCAGCAGTATCCAGGACATCATGGCCATGGTGGCCCTGTTCCGCCCCGGTCCCATGGCCAACATCCCCGTCTACATCCGCCGCAAGCACGGGCGGGAACCCGTAACCTACCTCCACCCCGTGCTGGAGCCCGTGCTGCGGGAGACCTATGGGGTCCTGGTGTACCAGGAGGATGTAATGACGGTGGCCCAGGCGATGGCAGGCTACACCCTGGCGGAGGCGGATGTGCTGTGCTACGCCATCCGCAAGAAGATCAAGGACAAGCTCCTCGCCCAGCGGGAGAAGTTCGAACGGGGGGCCCGGGAGCGGGGGATCCCCAAGGAGATCGTGGATAAGGTGTTCGAGCAGTTCGAGCCCTTTGCCCGCTACGGATTCAATCGAGCCCACGCGGCCTGCTACGGGCTCATCGCGTACTACACCGCCTACCTCAAGGCCAACTACCCCGCGGAGTACATGACCGCGGTCCTCAGCGCGGACAGCGGCAATCTGGAACGCATCGCCCTGGACGTGGAGGAGTGCCGGCGCATGGGAATGGAGGTTCTGCCGCCGGACATCAACCAGAGCGATGTGGACTTCACCGTGGTGGACGACCGCACCATCCGGTTCGGCCTTGGCTCCATCAAGAACGTGGGCGGCACCGCCACGGAGCACATCGTCCAGGTACGGGCCGCGGGCCCCTTCCGCTCCCTGTTCGATTTCTGTGCCCGCGTGGACGGGCGCCTGGTAACCCGACGGGTGGTGGAGAGCCTCATCAAGGCCGGCGCCTTCGATTCCCTGGGGGACCGGGCGCGGCTGCTGGCAGCCCTCGACAGCGCCCTGGAGTACGGCAGCCGTAGGCAGCGGGCGAAGCCCAGCCAGACAGGGCTGTTCGCCTTTGGAGAGGAGGAAGTCCCCCCGCTGCCGGAGGTAGCCCCCTTTGACCGTCCACAGCTGCTGAGCATGGAGCGGGAGACTCTGGGGCTGTACCTCACGGACCATCCCCTCCGCAGTTGGCAGCCCCTGCTGGATCGCTACGTGCGCCACCGCCTCGCGGAGCTGGGGAGCCTGGCGGATGGGGAAGTTGTGGTGTGCGGGGGGATGCTCACGGGCGTGCGGGAGAAAATCTCCCGGGCCACCGGCAGTCGCTGGGCCCAGGCGGTCCTGGAGGACCTCACGAGTTCCGCGGAGGTCGTGGTGTGGCCCAAGACCTACGAGCGGTACCGGGAGGTCCTGCGGCCGGAAGCGGTGGTGGTGGTGCGGGGCCGGGTGGAAATCCAGGAGGGGCGGGCTCGGGTGCTGGCGGAGGAGGTGCTGCCCGTGGAGGGCAATCCGGGGGCCAACGGCCCCTCGGAGGGTCCGCGGACCCTCCACATCCGCATCGCCAGTGCGGAGGAGCTGCTGCAGCTGGTGGAATTCCTGGCCGGCCGCCCGGGCCCGCGGCCGGCCTACGCGCACGTCCTCACCGTGCGGGGCGAGAGCATCCACCGTCTCCGACAGGGGGTTCCCAGGGACGGGGCGTTCCGGGAGGAGCTGGAGCAGCTTCTGGGCCCCGGGAGCGTGTGGGAGGAGTGAGGTTGAGGCTGGTCGTACTGGACGCCAGCGGCCTC
This genomic window contains:
- a CDS encoding DNA polymerase III subunit alpha, with product MSAFVHLHVHSEYSLLDGHSRIAPLLHRCRELGMPALALTDHGALYGAIEFYRTAKELGIKPILGVEAYVAPRRYTDRDPKLDASSFHLTLLAEDNEGYRNLIQLVTRAHLEGFYYRPRIDRELLSQYRKGLIGLSGCLQAEIPQKLLQGDYRAARELAATYRDLFGPGNFYIEVQNQGLAEQHRILPDLIRIARDLKLRLVATNDVHYVMPEDAEAQDVLMCIQMNKTLQDADRPRMGDVPAFYLKSPEEMREAFPDLPEALQSTLEIAERCSVEIELNVPKLPDFPVPEGFTPQSYLRYLCEEGLRRLYPQITPEIRERLEYELSVIEKMGYAPYFLIVQDFVNFARRNGILTTVRGSAAGSLVLYACGVTDVDPIAYRLPFDRFLNLERYTLPDIDVDFMDTRRDEVIRYVMEKYGSDRVAHIITFGTMKARQAVRDVGRVLGMNYGEVDRIAKRVPPHLTLEQALEQDPELRRLGQEDPRVARLLDLAKKLEGVARNASTHAAGVIISRDPLTDHVPLTRGRDGAIMTQYDMTSVADIGLVKFDFLGLTNLTILDTALRIIERRRGVRLDLQKIPLDDARTYELLSRGETVGVFQLESAGMRRYLQELRPSSIQDIMAMVALFRPGPMANIPVYIRRKHGREPVTYLHPVLEPVLRETYGVLVYQEDVMTVAQAMAGYTLAEADVLCYAIRKKIKDKLLAQREKFERGARERGIPKEIVDKVFEQFEPFARYGFNRAHAACYGLIAYYTAYLKANYPAEYMTAVLSADSGNLERIALDVEECRRMGMEVLPPDINQSDVDFTVVDDRTIRFGLGSIKNVGGTATEHIVQVRAAGPFRSLFDFCARVDGRLVTRRVVESLIKAGAFDSLGDRARLLAALDSALEYGSRRQRAKPSQTGLFAFGEEEVPPLPEVAPFDRPQLLSMERETLGLYLTDHPLRSWQPLLDRYVRHRLAELGSLADGEVVVCGGMLTGVREKISRATGSRWAQAVLEDLTSSAEVVVWPKTYERYREVLRPEAVVVVRGRVEIQEGRARVLAEEVLPVEGNPGANGPSEGPRTLHIRIASAEELLQLVEFLAGRPGPRPAYAHVLTVRGESIHRLRQGVPRDGAFREELEQLLGPGSVWEE